One Curtobacterium sp. BH-2-1-1 genomic region harbors:
- a CDS encoding Stp1/IreP family PP2C-type Ser/Thr phosphatase has protein sequence MTARTLSAAVSHVGRIRANNQDSGYAGQHLFAVADGMGGHAGGDVASAIAIRRIREVDREFPSAHDAEFALQSALIAANQLITETVFEHQELTGMGTTVSAMIRVGEQIAIAHIGDSRIYRHRDGELQQITSDHTFVQRLVDSGRITPEEAAVHPRRSVLMRVLGDVDAAPEVDTAIMDIQPGDRWLLCSDGLSSYLAEERIRHALASNMDANQVTQRLVKETLDHGAPDNVTVVVMDVTDTEPDDDDDAATTVGSAAAPLTFEASTGRKPIRLPTILLHPLKVTTAPEDSHFEPESDQFFAELIAEDRRRRIRRRVSWTIALVVAVAALVGAVFLGWRIIQDHYYVGTDRGTVAIYKGVQQSIGPIALSDVYEDTDISVSGLPEYTRENVRSTINAQSLDDARDIVDRLRKAAETGQDQAGTGGDGGSPSPTPSSSPTKSPSPSPGAKR, from the coding sequence ATGACCGCTCGCACGCTGAGCGCCGCTGTGTCCCACGTCGGACGCATCCGCGCGAACAACCAGGACTCCGGCTACGCCGGACAGCACCTGTTCGCGGTGGCCGACGGCATGGGCGGGCACGCGGGCGGTGACGTCGCCTCGGCGATCGCGATCCGCCGCATCAGGGAGGTCGACCGCGAGTTCCCGTCGGCGCACGACGCCGAGTTCGCACTGCAGTCGGCGCTGATCGCGGCGAACCAGCTCATCACCGAGACGGTGTTCGAGCACCAGGAACTCACCGGCATGGGCACCACGGTGTCCGCGATGATCCGGGTCGGCGAACAGATCGCCATCGCGCACATCGGCGACTCGCGCATCTACCGGCACCGCGACGGCGAGCTCCAGCAGATCACCTCCGACCACACCTTCGTGCAGCGGCTCGTGGACAGCGGCCGGATCACGCCTGAAGAGGCCGCGGTGCACCCGCGACGCTCCGTCCTCATGCGGGTGCTCGGCGACGTCGACGCCGCGCCGGAGGTCGACACCGCGATCATGGACATCCAGCCGGGCGACCGCTGGCTGCTCTGCTCCGACGGTCTCTCGTCGTACCTGGCCGAAGAGCGCATCCGGCACGCGCTCGCGTCGAACATGGACGCGAACCAGGTCACGCAGCGCCTCGTGAAGGAGACGCTCGACCACGGCGCGCCCGACAACGTGACGGTCGTCGTGATGGACGTCACCGACACCGAGCCCGACGACGACGACGACGCGGCCACCACGGTCGGGTCCGCGGCGGCACCGCTCACGTTCGAGGCGTCGACCGGCCGCAAGCCGATCCGCCTCCCCACCATCCTGCTCCACCCGCTCAAGGTCACGACCGCCCCCGAGGACTCGCACTTCGAGCCCGAGTCCGACCAGTTCTTCGCCGAGCTCATCGCCGAGGACCGCCGTCGCCGGATCCGCCGTCGTGTCTCGTGGACCATCGCGCTCGTCGTGGCCGTCGCCGCACTCGTCGGCGCCGTCTTCCTCGGCTGGCGGATCATCCAGGACCACTACTACGTCGGGACCGACCGCGGCACCGTCGCGATCTACAAGGGCGTGCAGCAGTCGATCGGGCCGATCGCGCTGTCCGACGTGTACGAGGACACCGACATCTCGGTGTCCGGGTTGCCGGAGTACACCCGCGAGAACGTCCGCTCGACGATCAACGCGCAGTCGCTCGACGACGCCCGTGACATCGTCGACCGGCTGCGGAAGGCCGCCGAGACCGGTCAGGACCAGGCGGGCACCGGCGGAGACGGCGGATCACCGTCTCCGACGCCCTCCTCGTCCCCGACGAAGTCGCCGTCGCCGTCACCAGGGGCGAAGCGATGA
- a CDS encoding FtsW/RodA/SpoVE family cell cycle protein, giving the protein MSSATAQSFTQAITIKLREPARARNLELVLLVIACGICAGAMVLVQLGTKGKLFDTSVLWVGAGILGLALVMHVVLRIVAKNADPFILPVALVLNGIGIAEIYRIDVHNGLTGWGAIGVKQIVWTMLAMVLAIITVSVVRNHRFLQRYRYIFMFLTIALLLLPMLPGIGLNVNGARVWIKLGSFTFQPGELAKITMALFFAGYLVTARDSLSIVGRKFLGMTFPRARDLGPILVMWAAAMGVLVFQRDLGTALLYFGLFLVMIYVATARLSWVLIGLVLFVGGALVAQSVLVYVHGRFEQWLDPFNQEIFTRQTQGSYQLVQGLFGFANGGITGTGLGQGRPYITPVANADYIIASLGEELGLIGVFAILALFIILASRGLRVGFMAQDDFGKLLGVGFGFIIALQVFVVVGGITRVIPVTGLTTPFMAAGGSSLVANWIIAAMLLRLTDAIPAEQRVQQGAIPAARGRGTTRKERSR; this is encoded by the coding sequence ATGAGCAGCGCCACCGCCCAGTCCTTCACGCAGGCGATCACGATCAAGCTGCGGGAGCCCGCCCGCGCCCGCAACCTCGAGCTCGTGCTGCTCGTCATCGCGTGCGGCATCTGCGCCGGCGCGATGGTCCTCGTGCAGCTCGGCACGAAGGGCAAGCTGTTCGACACCTCGGTGCTCTGGGTCGGCGCCGGCATCCTCGGGCTCGCGCTCGTGATGCACGTCGTGCTGCGAATCGTCGCGAAGAACGCCGACCCGTTCATCCTGCCGGTCGCACTCGTGCTGAACGGCATCGGGATCGCCGAGATCTACCGCATCGACGTCCACAACGGCCTGACCGGCTGGGGCGCGATCGGCGTGAAGCAGATCGTCTGGACGATGCTCGCGATGGTCCTGGCGATCATCACGGTCTCGGTCGTCCGGAACCACCGGTTCCTGCAGCGGTACCGCTACATCTTCATGTTCCTGACGATCGCGCTGTTGCTCCTGCCGATGCTGCCGGGCATCGGACTCAACGTGAACGGTGCGCGGGTCTGGATCAAGCTCGGCTCGTTCACCTTCCAGCCGGGCGAGCTCGCCAAGATCACGATGGCGCTGTTCTTCGCCGGCTACCTCGTCACCGCACGGGACTCGCTGTCGATCGTCGGCCGGAAGTTCCTCGGCATGACGTTCCCGCGGGCGCGTGACCTCGGGCCGATCCTCGTGATGTGGGCCGCGGCCATGGGCGTCCTGGTCTTCCAGCGCGACCTCGGCACCGCACTGCTCTACTTCGGCCTGTTCCTCGTGATGATCTACGTCGCGACGGCGCGGCTGAGCTGGGTCCTCATCGGGCTCGTGCTGTTCGTGGGTGGCGCGCTCGTCGCCCAGTCCGTGCTCGTCTACGTGCACGGCCGGTTCGAGCAGTGGCTCGACCCGTTCAACCAGGAGATCTTCACCCGGCAGACCCAGGGCAGCTACCAGCTCGTGCAGGGCCTGTTCGGCTTCGCGAACGGCGGGATCACGGGCACCGGTCTCGGCCAGGGGCGTCCGTACATCACCCCGGTCGCCAACGCGGACTACATCATCGCCTCCCTGGGTGAGGAACTCGGCCTGATCGGCGTCTTCGCGATCCTCGCCCTGTTCATCATCCTGGCGTCGCGAGGCCTCCGCGTCGGGTTCATGGCGCAGGACGACTTCGGCAAGCTGCTCGGCGTGGGCTTCGGCTTCATCATCGCGCTGCAGGTGTTCGTCGTCGTCGGCGGCATCACCCGGGTCATCCCGGTCACCGGCCTCACGACGCCGTTCATGGCGGCCGGTGGTTCGTCCCTCGTCGCCAACTGGATCATCGCCGCGATGCTGCTGCGCCTGACCGATGCAATCCCCGCCGAACAGCGCGTGCAGCAGGGTGCGATCCCGGCTGCTCGTGGTCGCGGGACGACCAGGAAGGAGCGCAGCCGGTGA
- a CDS encoding penicillin-binding protein 2, with product MNRQLRGVSTVIVLMFVALFVSTTSIQFFSADSLRADSRNSRTILASYSTKRGAILVNGSPIAESTPVDDQYQYQRKYTNGDLYSAVTGYFTIGQGNSGIEGAENTVLSGNSDASFFQNLNAILTGQDVQGDNVNLTIDPDVQKAAYDALGDNTGAVVAIQPKTGKILAMVSKQSYDPNTLTSHDTQNVIDQYKALESNAAKPLQNRAIGGDLYTPGSVFKLVVASAALEGGKYNLDSEFPNPSRLQLPGTSTYINNAEGGSCGGGDKVKLRTAIQYSCNIPFAELGQKLGYDAIKSMADKYGFGDAIEVPMRATASQYPDVSDDTAQLMLSSFGQASVRVSPLQMAMVSAGIANGGKVMQPSLVDSITTSDLKTVESFSPKQYSDPLSSSEASDLTEAMQSVVSSGTGTNAKIDGVDVAGKTGTAEGGTGDPYTLWFTGFAPAKDPEVAVAVVVGNGGGLGQSGVGNTVAAPVAKKVMEAVLNK from the coding sequence GTGAACCGACAGCTCCGCGGTGTCTCGACCGTCATCGTGCTCATGTTCGTCGCACTCTTCGTGTCGACGACCTCCATCCAGTTCTTCTCGGCCGACTCCCTCCGCGCGGACTCGCGGAACTCCCGGACGATCCTCGCCAGCTACTCCACGAAGCGCGGCGCGATCCTCGTCAACGGCAGTCCCATCGCCGAGTCGACCCCGGTGGACGACCAGTACCAGTACCAGCGGAAGTACACGAACGGCGACCTGTACTCGGCCGTCACCGGGTACTTCACGATCGGCCAGGGCAACTCCGGCATCGAGGGCGCCGAGAACACCGTGCTCTCCGGCAACTCCGACGCCTCGTTCTTCCAGAACCTCAACGCGATCCTGACCGGCCAGGACGTCCAGGGCGACAACGTCAACCTGACGATCGACCCGGACGTCCAGAAGGCCGCGTACGACGCACTGGGCGACAACACCGGTGCCGTCGTCGCGATCCAGCCGAAGACCGGCAAGATCCTCGCGATGGTGTCGAAGCAGAGCTACGACCCGAACACGCTGACGTCACACGACACGCAGAACGTCATCGACCAGTACAAGGCGCTCGAGTCGAACGCCGCGAAGCCCCTGCAGAACCGGGCCATCGGCGGCGACCTGTACACGCCCGGGTCGGTCTTCAAGCTCGTCGTGGCGTCCGCGGCGCTCGAGGGCGGCAAGTACAACCTCGACTCCGAGTTCCCGAACCCGTCGCGGCTGCAGCTGCCCGGCACGAGCACGTACATCAACAACGCCGAGGGCGGCTCGTGCGGCGGCGGCGACAAGGTCAAGCTGCGCACGGCGATCCAGTACTCGTGCAACATCCCCTTCGCGGAGCTCGGCCAGAAGCTCGGCTACGACGCGATCAAGAGCATGGCCGACAAGTACGGCTTCGGCGACGCGATCGAGGTCCCGATGCGCGCCACGGCCAGCCAGTACCCCGACGTCAGCGACGACACCGCGCAGCTCATGCTGAGCTCGTTCGGCCAGGCCAGCGTCCGGGTGTCCCCGCTGCAGATGGCCATGGTCTCCGCCGGCATCGCGAACGGTGGCAAGGTCATGCAGCCCTCGCTCGTCGACTCGATCACGACGAGCGACCTGAAGACCGTCGAGTCCTTCTCCCCGAAGCAGTACAGCGACCCGCTCTCGTCGTCCGAGGCGAGTGACCTCACCGAGGCCATGCAGAGCGTCGTCAGCTCGGGGACCGGCACCAATGCCAAGATCGACGGTGTCGACGTCGCAGGGAAGACGGGCACGGCCGAAGGCGGCACGGGCGATCCCTACACACTCTGGTTCACGGGCTTCGCCCCGGCGAAGGACCCGGAGGTGGCCGTCGCGGTCGTCGTCGGGAACGGCGGCGGACTCGGGCAGTCCGGAGTCGGC